From Erwinia sp. HDF1-3R, one genomic window encodes:
- a CDS encoding TetR/AcrR family transcriptional regulator: MRKKQAIISTAERLFYTNGFHATSTDRICSEAGVSTRTLYRYFPSREALTAAVMTERDDRFFQALLPPQEPEAIGQLFRVLGQWMEEQGSMGCFFLKAWGEYTGQDVMLSAQALGHRYRMREYIASSIRHCSGSGSASLADAVWMLFEGAVTSALIIGPVAALRAGEAAAQLVARAGEPS, from the coding sequence ATGAGAAAAAAACAGGCAATTATCAGCACGGCGGAACGACTGTTCTATACCAACGGTTTCCATGCCACCAGTACGGACCGCATCTGTAGCGAGGCGGGCGTGTCAACGCGTACCCTCTATCGCTACTTTCCCTCGCGGGAGGCGCTGACCGCAGCGGTGATGACCGAACGCGATGACAGGTTTTTTCAGGCGCTGCTTCCGCCTCAGGAGCCGGAAGCCATCGGGCAGCTGTTCCGCGTACTCGGACAGTGGATGGAGGAGCAGGGTAGCATGGGCTGTTTCTTTCTGAAGGCCTGGGGGGAATATACCGGACAGGATGTGATGCTGTCAGCGCAGGCGCTGGGCCATCGCTACCGGATGCGTGAGTATATTGCATCCAGCATCAGGCACTGTTCAGGCAGCGGGAGCGCCTCGCTGGCGGATGCCGTATGGATGCTGTTTGAGGGCGCGGTGACCTCGGCGCTCATCATCGGGCCCGTCGCGGCCCTCAGAGCGGGGGAGGCGGCAGCACAGCTGGTTGCCCGAGCGGGTGAGCCATCATGA
- a CDS encoding MFS transporter, with translation MKSTRVLGVTGFALIAVTYGMARFSWGLMLPAVTRDIPFSPRMAGVLSACSFAAYCLSVTAASRLAERFGPKLPAAAAAGCAAIGLLLLALSSGPVMLAAGLFIAGTGPGLASPSLAAAVSQRVEEKKQPQVNTIINAGTGCGIILSVPILLYLPGGWRAACVVFAACALACLIPVIRSLPGEGIRRDGEKQGWRETLVQRPVLRLVIIAFVSGMASAGWWSFGPEILQHHSGVDADTTSLLWLVSGGAGIAGALTGPVASLIGMNPVYRLSQLFMAAPLLLLAFLHHFSWWLLPAVALCGVGYITLSGVLLVYGASATKAAPATGVGVVFFTLAAGQVAGSLVFGTLYSSAGAVIALTLFAALGGVVMLVLPQGNDGSGR, from the coding sequence ATGAAATCCACGCGGGTATTAGGCGTAACGGGGTTTGCACTGATTGCGGTCACCTATGGGATGGCGAGATTCTCATGGGGACTGATGCTACCCGCCGTCACCCGGGATATTCCCTTTAGTCCGCGCATGGCGGGCGTACTGTCGGCCTGCAGCTTTGCGGCTTACTGCCTGTCCGTCACGGCGGCATCCCGGCTGGCGGAACGTTTTGGCCCTAAACTTCCCGCGGCCGCGGCGGCAGGCTGCGCGGCGATTGGCTTGCTGCTGCTCGCCCTCTCGTCCGGCCCCGTCATGCTTGCGGCAGGGCTGTTTATTGCGGGCACAGGGCCTGGCCTGGCCTCGCCGTCCCTCGCCGCAGCGGTTAGCCAGCGGGTGGAGGAGAAAAAACAGCCGCAGGTAAACACCATTATCAATGCCGGGACCGGCTGCGGCATTATTCTCAGCGTACCGATATTACTCTACCTGCCAGGCGGCTGGCGCGCAGCCTGTGTGGTGTTTGCCGCTTGTGCACTGGCCTGTCTGATCCCCGTTATCCGCTCTCTGCCCGGCGAGGGCATCAGGCGCGACGGAGAGAAACAGGGCTGGCGCGAAACGCTGGTGCAACGCCCGGTGCTACGGCTGGTGATTATCGCCTTTGTCAGTGGAATGGCCAGCGCGGGCTGGTGGAGCTTTGGGCCCGAGATCCTGCAGCATCATAGCGGCGTGGACGCAGATACCACCAGTTTACTCTGGCTGGTAAGCGGCGGAGCGGGAATAGCAGGCGCGCTAACGGGGCCGGTGGCATCGTTAATCGGCATGAACCCGGTCTACCGTCTTTCGCAGCTGTTTATGGCGGCACCGCTGCTGCTGCTGGCATTTCTCCATCATTTCTCCTGGTGGCTGTTACCGGCGGTTGCGCTCTGTGGGGTGGGCTACATCACCCTCTCTGGCGTGCTGCTGGTGTATGGCGCGTCCGCCACCAAAGCAGCGCCGGCAACCGGCGTTGGCGTGGTGTTTTTCACCCTCGCAGCGGGTCAGGTGGCAGGCTCGCTGGTTTTCGGTACGCTCTATTCATCGGCAGGTGCCGTTATTGCCCTGACGCTTTTCGCGGCGCTGGGCGGGGTAGTGATGTTAGTCCTGCCACAGGGAAATGACGGCAGCGGCAGATAA
- the fumC gene encoding class II fumarate hydratase: MAATRIEKDSMGSIEVPADKLWGAQTQRSLEHFRISTEKMPVELVHALALTKRAAAKVNNDLGLLPAERANAIISAADEVLAGKHSEEFPLAIWQTGSGTQTNMNMNEVLANRASELLNGERGMSRLVHPNDDVNKSQSSNDVFPTAMHVAAVVAVQEKLIPQLKALQVTLDSKAKSFSDIVKIGRTHLQDATPLTLGQEISGWVAMLTHNLRHIEQSLPHVAELALGGTAVGTGLNTHPEYAVRVAKELADRTGLPFVTSPNKFEALATCDALVHAHGSLKGLAASLMKIANDVRWLSSGPRCGIGEIAIPENEPGSSIMPGKVNPTQCESMTMLCSQVLGNDVAVNIGGASGNFELNVYRPMIIHNFLQSARLLADGMDSFNHHCASGIEPNHDRISQLLNESLMLVTALNTHIGYDKAAEIAKKAHKEGLTLKASALKLGYLNEEQFDEWVRPEEMVGSMKA; this comes from the coding sequence ATGGCCGCCACACGCATTGAAAAAGATTCAATGGGATCGATAGAGGTTCCGGCAGATAAACTCTGGGGTGCGCAGACGCAGCGCTCACTGGAACACTTCCGCATTTCAACCGAAAAAATGCCTGTCGAACTGGTACACGCGCTGGCGCTGACCAAGCGGGCAGCCGCGAAGGTGAATAACGATTTAGGGCTGCTGCCCGCTGAGCGCGCCAATGCCATTATCAGCGCGGCTGATGAAGTGCTGGCAGGGAAACACAGCGAAGAATTCCCGCTGGCTATCTGGCAAACCGGTTCCGGTACGCAGACCAACATGAACATGAATGAAGTGCTGGCGAACCGGGCGAGTGAACTACTGAACGGTGAACGCGGTATGTCTCGTCTGGTGCACCCTAACGATGATGTCAACAAGAGCCAGAGTTCAAATGATGTCTTCCCTACTGCGATGCACGTTGCTGCGGTGGTGGCCGTTCAGGAAAAGCTTATTCCCCAGCTTAAAGCGCTACAGGTGACGCTTGATAGTAAGGCCAAATCCTTTAGCGACATCGTGAAAATAGGGCGTACGCACCTTCAGGACGCCACGCCGCTCACCCTGGGCCAGGAAATTTCCGGCTGGGTTGCCATGCTGACTCACAACCTCAGGCATATCGAACAGAGCCTGCCTCACGTGGCGGAGCTGGCGCTGGGCGGAACAGCGGTAGGCACCGGACTGAATACCCATCCTGAATATGCCGTGCGGGTCGCGAAAGAGCTGGCCGATCGGACCGGCTTGCCCTTCGTCACCTCACCAAACAAGTTTGAGGCGCTGGCGACCTGTGACGCACTGGTGCACGCACACGGTTCGCTGAAAGGGCTGGCGGCCTCGCTGATGAAAATTGCTAACGATGTGCGCTGGTTATCCTCCGGGCCTCGCTGTGGTATCGGTGAGATAGCGATCCCTGAAAATGAGCCAGGCAGCTCGATTATGCCCGGTAAAGTTAACCCGACCCAGTGTGAATCCATGACTATGCTCTGTAGCCAGGTTCTGGGCAATGACGTTGCCGTCAACATCGGCGGCGCTTCCGGTAACTTCGAGCTGAATGTTTACCGCCCGATGATTATTCATAACTTCCTGCAATCGGCACGCCTGCTCGCTGATGGTATGGACAGCTTTAATCATCACTGCGCGTCAGGAATCGAACCTAACCACGATCGCATCAGCCAGCTGTTAAATGAATCGCTGATGCTGGTGACCGCGCTGAATACGCATATCGGTTACGACAAGGCAGCGGAAATCGCCAAGAAGGCGCACAAAGAGGGGTTAACCCTCAAGGCGTCGGCCCTGAAGCTGGGCTATCTGAACGAGGAACAGTTTGATGAGTGGGTCCGTCCGGAAGAGATGGTCGGCAGCATGAAGGCCTGA
- a CDS encoding DUF1345 domain-containing protein: protein MTFSSPLWLHGRLRLLISIAAGLICFFNLPTHLGILQRLLIGWNVLAWLYLFFLWFRMLRTEAKDIPHIAKTQDEGATLVLSMVTITCLVSIMAILMELASLKHLEGTPRALHLLLTAATLIVSWALLPTSFAIHYAHHHYLHRSDDVTPMIFPEKPAEPGYWDFLYFSFTIAVASQTADVATGTTDMRQIALLQSVISFVFNLAILGLSINVGAGLLS, encoded by the coding sequence ATGACTTTTTCTTCGCCACTTTGGCTACACGGCCGTCTTCGGCTGTTAATTTCCATTGCCGCCGGACTGATCTGTTTCTTTAATCTTCCAACCCATCTGGGCATATTACAGCGCCTGCTCATCGGCTGGAACGTGCTGGCCTGGCTGTATCTCTTCTTCCTGTGGTTTCGCATGTTGCGTACGGAGGCAAAGGATATTCCGCATATTGCCAAAACGCAGGATGAGGGGGCCACCCTGGTACTCAGCATGGTTACGATCACCTGTCTGGTCAGTATTATGGCCATCCTGATGGAGCTGGCGTCGCTTAAGCATCTCGAAGGAACACCGCGTGCACTGCATCTGCTGCTGACGGCGGCGACGCTGATTGTCTCCTGGGCGTTATTGCCGACCTCTTTCGCCATTCATTACGCCCATCACCATTATCTGCACCGCAGTGACGATGTCACGCCAATGATATTTCCTGAAAAGCCCGCTGAGCCAGGCTATTGGGATTTTCTCTATTTTTCATTTACCATTGCCGTTGCGTCCCAAACGGCCGATGTGGCGACGGGCACAACCGATATGCGGCAAATAGCTCTCCTCCAATCGGTTATATCATTTGTGTTTAATCTGGCCATTTTGGGATTGTCGATTAACGTTGGCGCAGGCTTATTAAGCTAA
- the tus gene encoding DNA replication terminus site-binding protein, whose protein sequence is MSQYYDAVDNLHRCVGQLEAELSSLAALLPEQRLLAARVFELPLVQKGEEHEPLSEIAVQQHLARPALARTLAHYSHLFMQHQSETTSTKAAVRLPGVICLEASEGIASLITEQVSAVNKLKQRLEQIITVESGVPSEERFEFVHTHLRGLITLNAYRTITLLHAPDSVRFGWANKHIIKTVSRDEILAKLKKSLTSGRSQAPWSREQWAEKIEQEMATINSLPTSAVLKIKRPVKVQPIARVWNKQQQKQTQLACPSPLLVLCPDSASVPKIGDLLNYNVGNITHRFKPEAKPLFPVISRLHLYSDRIN, encoded by the coding sequence ATGAGCCAGTATTATGATGCCGTAGATAATCTTCATCGCTGTGTCGGCCAGCTGGAGGCTGAGCTAAGCAGTCTTGCCGCCCTGCTGCCCGAACAGCGCCTGCTGGCGGCCCGCGTGTTTGAGCTTCCCCTCGTACAAAAGGGTGAAGAGCATGAACCCTTGAGCGAGATCGCCGTGCAGCAGCACCTGGCCCGGCCTGCACTTGCTCGTACCCTGGCGCATTACAGCCATCTGTTTATGCAACATCAGTCCGAAACCACCAGCACAAAAGCGGCCGTCCGGCTGCCTGGCGTAATATGTCTGGAGGCTTCTGAGGGAATAGCATCATTAATCACTGAACAGGTGTCAGCTGTTAATAAACTTAAGCAGAGACTAGAGCAAATTATTACCGTCGAATCCGGCGTGCCCAGCGAGGAGCGTTTTGAATTTGTCCATACACATCTTCGGGGGCTTATTACGTTAAACGCTTACCGCACTATCACCCTGCTGCATGCGCCCGACTCCGTTCGGTTTGGCTGGGCGAATAAGCATATTATAAAAACGGTGAGCCGTGATGAGATCCTGGCGAAGCTAAAAAAGAGCCTCACCTCTGGCAGGAGCCAGGCTCCATGGAGCCGGGAGCAATGGGCCGAAAAAATTGAGCAGGAAATGGCGACAATTAATTCCCTGCCGACTTCAGCAGTACTGAAGATTAAACGGCCCGTTAAGGTCCAGCCAATTGCCAGAGTCTGGAATAAGCAGCAGCAAAAACAAACTCAGCTTGCCTGCCCCTCCCCGCTGCTGGTGCTTTGCCCGGATAGTGCAAGCGTACCTAAAATAGGTGATCTGCTGAATTACAATGTCGGTAACATCACGCATCGATTTAAGCCAGAGGCTAAACCCCTGTTCCCGGTCATTTCCCGTCTGCATCTTTACAGCGACAGAATAAATTGA